TCGTCCACTCCGGCGGATGCTCGCGTCTATCTCGTGCTCGAAGATGAGTACTGGGAAGAAATCGGCGCGACCCCACTGAAATTCAAGCTCTTGCCGGGAAAGTATCGGATGATTCTGAGGCGCCCAGACTTTCAGACCGAGGAAGTTGAGCTTGATATCAACGCGGACCCCACCTTGAGCGAACACAGCTTGAAACCTCAAGATCAGGCAATTCAAACCGAGATGAAATGGCGAAAGGCCGGGGTGATAACCATGATCTCTTCGACCCCGTTCATCGCCGGTTCTGCGGCGCTCATCACATTGGGACAACTCTCCGACGATCCGGACAAAGAGTCGCTCTATCAGACGCTGGGAATCGCCTCCGGTGCACTAGGGTTAAGCGCCATGATGACCGGCGTGGTCCTTTATCTTGTCGGTTCATCTCCGGACGAATCCACGACGAGCATTCACTTGACCCCAAGTTCCGTTGGCTGGTCCTATTCGTGGTGAAGTCCGTAGTGCCCACCACCCGGCGTCAACACCACGATCTTATCGCCCGGCTCAACTTCTAACGTGACCTTATCTCCAAGCTCCCGAACCTCGCCGTTACGAACGAAGAGGTTTCGGCCGCGCTCTCCGTCCGGTGCGTTGATGCTCCACGGTGCATTTCGGCGGCGCTCGGTCATCAAGGTCACGGTACAGGGCGAATGGAACTCATAGGCTCTACGTACGCCACTGCCGCCGGGTTGCACTCCAGCTTCAAGTTTCGGTAATTCGCGACACGAATACTCCACAACCTTAAACGGATATGCGTGTTCGAGGGCCTCTACCGGCGTGTTCAGGGTGTTCGTCATATGCACATGACGCCCGCTCATCCCCGGATAGCCAGGACCAGCTCCAGCCCCTCCACCAATGGTTTCGTAATAAGTAAAAGCCTCGTTGGTTCGGGGGTCGATGCCTCCTATAACCACGCTATTCATGGAGCCGCACGATGCGGCCGGCACCAAGTCCTCTAGCGGCTTTGAAAGCGCCCGGAAGAGTAGATCCACCACTCGTTGGCTTGTCTCGACGTTTCCAAGTGCAACCGGGCGAGGATAGGTGGCGTCGAGAATCGACCCGCTTCGCGTGCACACCTTGACCAACCGCGCCACACCGTCATTCGCAGGAACATCAGCGCCGAGCAGACAGCGAACCACGTAAAGGGTCGCCGAGTACGTCACCGCAAACGGAACGTTCATTGGCCCGAGAACCTCGTCATCAGACGCACTAAAGTCGACATGGAACGCGCCATCTTTGAGTGCCACCTCGGCGTGGAGACGGATATCCAAAGAATTGTAGCCATCGCTATCCAATACATCTTCAGCCTCCCAACACCCCTCCGGATATCTTTTGAGGAGCGTACGCCCCAGTGACTCCGTGTAGTCCAGAACCTCAGACGCAAGAGATTCGAGGTCACGTCCGCCCAGGAATGACTCCGTGAGCCTCGCTGCGCCTCGCAGGTTTGCGGCGACTTGCGCCCGCATATCCCCTTCCCTTTCTCTTGGCGTCCTGCTCGCGGCTTTCAAACTGTCCAAGACATCCGAGTCAAAACGCGTAGGGCCAATTCTCCAACCCTCGTCGTCGATATGTTGACTCAACGCCATACTGCCAGGCGTGATCCCGCCAACATCAGCGTGGTGCGCACGATTGGCCACGAGGAAGCGCGCCTCGCCATCCCAAAACACCGGTGTAACGAGCGTGATGTCGGGTAGATGTGTTCCTCCGCAATACGGATCGTTGAGCACGTAATGTTGACCGTCTTCGAGCTCGAAAGCGTCCAGGACCGCCTTTACGCTCAGCGGAGCCGAACCAAGATGGACGGGGATATGCGCAGCTTGTGCCACCATTTCGCCTTGGAGATTGAAAATCGCACACGAAAAGTCCCGCCGCTCCCGGATGTTCGGGCTGAACGAGGCGCGCTGCAATACAGCGCCCATTTCTTCGGCGATTCCGGCAAAAAGGTGTTTCGCGAGCTCAAGCTCAATGACATTCATTGCCGCTCCATCACAACATGACCGTGACTCTCCCTCGCGCCCCACCCTTCCGGCATCCAGAAACTGGCTCCTTCCGACCCTACTGATGTTCGGATCAACGGTTTGGTATCCGCCGGACTTCTAGAAATCACCCTGTAGCCCACACACTCAATGATGCCTTGACCTTCGTACCCGTATTCTCGTCCGTGCCGACGTTTGAATCGCCGCTCCAATTCCACTGCCGAAATCGCGCTCAAATCCTCCACGCTGACCTCAAGCTCAAAACCTTGCCCCCGATACCGCAGGAGCAGCTCCAGCTCGGTAAACTCACCAGTCACCCGCGCCTTGAGAGTGTCAACAAGCCCCTGGTCCAACTCCTGAAGGAGCGTTTGCCGAGAAACACTGACGCGACCTGCCTGAAACAAACCCCAGGCGCTTAAGACCTCGGAGTGAGCCGGCAACACACACGTGCCGATCCCGAGTTCCTCGGCGAGTTCACACATATGAAGGCCCCCGCCGCCGCCAAAGGCGATCAACGCCAAACCTGAGACATCAATCCCTCTCGACACGCTAACGACCTTGAGCGCTCGTCCCATCACCGAATTCGCAATTCTGATGATACCCTCCGCCACCTCATGAGGCCGCATTCGCAATCGGTCAGCAAGGGCCTGCATCTCATGAGCCATCGACTCGACATCCACCGCTATGCCCCTCGCCTCGAGCTTCTCGACCTCGATCCTCCCCAGGAACACGTGTGCATCCGTGAGCGTGATTTCCTTGCCCCCTCGTCCAAAAACCACCGGCCCGGGAGTGCTTCCCGCAGAACGAGGACCCACACGCAGCGCTCCACCTTCGTCTACCCAGGCAATTGAGCCTCCGCCCGCTCCAACGGTATGGATATCAAGCGACGGCACTGCAATGGCCAGTGAATCGATCTCCATCAACTCCCTCAAAGACGGAGTCCCTTGAACGAGCGAAACATCCGTTGATGTCCCACCAATATCAAGTGTTAGGAATGAGCGAATTCCTAGTTCCTCTGCGGCATACTGGGCACCTACCACCCCGCCCGCTGGACCGGAGAGCAACGTGTTTACGGGAAACTTTCCCGCGTACTCCGGCTCAGTAACTCCGCCATTGGACTGCATGATCTCCACAGAAGCGGCCAACTCCTCGATGCGCTCCAGATATCCCTGCATTTTTGGCTGAACATACGCGTTAATGGCAGTCGTCGAGGCGCGCTCGTACTCACGAAACGCGCTATGGACTTCGTGACTCAAGGAGATTGGGATCTCCAAGCCGCACGCCTTGAGCGTCTCCCGAGCCGCCAACTCGTGCGCTGGGTTTGCATAGGCGTGCAGCAAACAAATCGCCACGGATTCAACTCCCTCGGCTTGAAACTCGCCAACGAATGCCTTCAACGCCACCAAATCTAGGGGTGAGACTTCACGACCTTCCTCGTCAAGCCTCCCTGCTACACCGCGGACCAAAGACCTCGGCACCACGTGTTCTGGCTCAACTTGTTGGAGACCATAGAGTTGGGGCCGAGCTTGACGCCTCAACATCAAGATGTCTT
This Microvenator marinus DNA region includes the following protein-coding sequences:
- a CDS encoding tetratricopeptide repeat protein: MKYIALILILFSFEAYAAETECHPYIPVESQGNADLLAMRGVTCFEEGKYLQALLFYRQAYAITQSPLLEGGIGRCLQELGFPDLARQYFLSYLEAAPAGTEAHDKIRQRLQVVEETLSSSAVEVKVSSTPADARVYLVLEDEYWEEIGATPLKFKLLPGKYRMILRRPDFQTEEVELDINADPTLSEHSLKPQDQAIQTEMKWRKAGVITMISSTPFIAGSAALITLGQLSDDPDKESLYQTLGIASGALGLSAMMTGVVLYLVGSSPDESTTSIHLTPSSVGWSYSW
- a CDS encoding hydantoinase B/oxoprolinase family protein → MNVIELELAKHLFAGIAEEMGAVLQRASFSPNIRERRDFSCAIFNLQGEMVAQAAHIPVHLGSAPLSVKAVLDAFELEDGQHYVLNDPYCGGTHLPDITLVTPVFWDGEARFLVANRAHHADVGGITPGSMALSQHIDDEGWRIGPTRFDSDVLDSLKAASRTPREREGDMRAQVAANLRGAARLTESFLGGRDLESLASEVLDYTESLGRTLLKRYPEGCWEAEDVLDSDGYNSLDIRLHAEVALKDGAFHVDFSASDDEVLGPMNVPFAVTYSATLYVVRCLLGADVPANDGVARLVKVCTRSGSILDATYPRPVALGNVETSQRVVDLLFRALSKPLEDLVPAASCGSMNSVVIGGIDPRTNEAFTYYETIGGGAGAGPGYPGMSGRHVHMTNTLNTPVEALEHAYPFKVVEYSCRELPKLEAGVQPGGSGVRRAYEFHSPCTVTLMTERRRNAPWSINAPDGERGRNLFVRNGEVRELGDKVTLEVEPGDKIVVLTPGGGHYGLHHE
- a CDS encoding hydantoinase/oxoprolinase family protein, which translates into the protein MKKLGIDTGGTFTDLIGVDSNGRVRSAKVLSSPEDPTLAISRGIQDFDGVEQIVHGTTVATNALLERRGAKSALIVNEGFEDILMLRRQARPQLYGLQQVEPEHVVPRSLVRGVAGRLDEEGREVSPLDLVALKAFVGEFQAEGVESVAICLLHAYANPAHELAARETLKACGLEIPISLSHEVHSAFREYERASTTAINAYVQPKMQGYLERIEELAASVEIMQSNGGVTEPEYAGKFPVNTLLSGPAGGVVGAQYAAEELGIRSFLTLDIGGTSTDVSLVQGTPSLRELMEIDSLAIAVPSLDIHTVGAGGGSIAWVDEGGALRVGPRSAGSTPGPVVFGRGGKEITLTDAHVFLGRIEVEKLEARGIAVDVESMAHEMQALADRLRMRPHEVAEGIIRIANSVMGRALKVVSVSRGIDVSGLALIAFGGGGGLHMCELAEELGIGTCVLPAHSEVLSAWGLFQAGRVSVSRQTLLQELDQGLVDTLKARVTGEFTELELLLRYRGQGFELEVSVEDLSAISAVELERRFKRRHGREYGYEGQGIIECVGYRVISRSPADTKPLIRTSVGSEGASFWMPEGWGARESHGHVVMERQ